The following proteins come from a genomic window of Aggregicoccus sp. 17bor-14:
- a CDS encoding RluA family pseudouridine synthase, which produces MTIRKLTVTAENAGKRLDQFLMVALPGTALARARELITQGRVRIRGKQVKPLRRLWDGEEVEVDLPAPRALSQRAEGPRLPLLYEAPALVIVNKPSGYTVEPEGKAPSVVTLLASQMGGFDVGGQALPGVAHRLDRETTGCLALARTDAGLAQLQAAFQEKRVDKRYLTLVLGAPPDSARLEGPYARSPDNPRLFTTRVESARRAALTYEVRERFAGAALVEVNLETGRTHQIRVQLSEAGFPVLGDPLYGPLEARAHPAAQALGRLALHAARLRIEGLSAKGHIAVEASLPEDFQRALAVLRAP; this is translated from the coding sequence ATGACGATCCGCAAGCTCACAGTCACCGCAGAGAACGCCGGCAAGCGCCTGGACCAGTTCCTGATGGTGGCGCTGCCGGGCACCGCGCTCGCCCGCGCGCGCGAGCTCATCACCCAGGGCCGCGTCCGCATCCGCGGCAAGCAGGTGAAGCCGCTGCGCCGCCTGTGGGACGGCGAGGAGGTGGAGGTGGACCTCCCCGCCCCCCGCGCCCTCTCGCAGCGCGCGGAGGGGCCGCGCCTGCCGCTGCTCTACGAGGCCCCCGCGCTCGTCATCGTGAACAAGCCCTCCGGCTATACGGTGGAGCCCGAGGGCAAGGCCCCCTCCGTGGTGACGCTGCTCGCGAGCCAGATGGGCGGCTTCGACGTGGGCGGCCAGGCGCTGCCGGGCGTCGCGCATCGGCTGGACCGGGAGACGACGGGCTGCCTCGCGCTCGCGCGCACGGATGCGGGCCTTGCGCAGCTGCAGGCGGCCTTCCAGGAGAAGCGCGTGGACAAGCGCTACCTCACGCTGGTGCTGGGCGCGCCGCCGGACTCCGCCCGCCTCGAGGGGCCCTACGCGCGCTCTCCGGACAACCCGCGCCTCTTCACCACCCGGGTGGAGTCCGCGCGCCGCGCGGCCCTCACCTACGAGGTGCGCGAGCGCTTCGCGGGCGCGGCCCTCGTGGAGGTGAACTTGGAGACGGGCCGCACGCACCAGATCCGCGTGCAGCTCTCCGAGGCCGGCTTCCCGGTGCTCGGAGATCCGCTCTACGGCCCGCTCGAGGCCCGCGCGCACCCGGCTGCCCAGGCCCTCGGCCGCCTCGCACTGCACGCGGCCCGCCTGCGCATCGAGGGCCTCAGCGCGAAGGGTCACATCGCCGTCGAGGCGTCCCTGCCCGAGGACTTCCAGCGCGCCCTCGCCGTGCTCCGCGCTCCCTAG
- a CDS encoding MBL fold metallo-hydrolase, whose translation MPSSRPRSRPRLTLHRGVSLAVLASARTEAEHHEDLGCSIQGPTARPVRRAHAAFKREIARLGPERAIAQARELVRALEDSPRYAALCTDGRRRAGRRPLRPEVLFPDATQHRPRILHLRQGGLGLDVPVAQRDWPHVADLLSGLARGLTDAELRAHAQHPALDALLADLSEAGWLERHEGDAQLPTPGALFVGHNTVLLGSPGARILVDPYFRPADVLDLPGYQPAQPRDLGRVDAVLITHSHGDHFHLGSLLQLPRDTRILVPAVERESLFSTDCALRLQQLGFTRVEPLRWGESRQVGDSLVRALPFHGEQPTDGEGLYPGLFNEGNAWLVRTPDFSAAFYADAGHDVRGDMREVSRRVREEAPVDVLFCGIRGFRLKPLFFGFTTLEAFLVNVPADALTRPQQLMAGPEEALHFGELLGARYVVPCADGGAPWYWREGMGPRYPGYAGSPVEGASHLDENPDADPFPERLQDVAKARGAGPRPLLLRPGEAFRWRGRSAPELVRQPPFEWPYESTPARQA comes from the coding sequence ATGCCCTCCTCACGCCCTCGCAGCCGCCCGCGCCTCACCCTCCACCGGGGCGTGAGCCTCGCGGTGCTCGCCTCCGCGCGCACCGAGGCGGAGCACCACGAGGACCTCGGCTGCAGCATCCAGGGCCCCACGGCCCGTCCGGTGCGCCGCGCGCACGCGGCCTTCAAGCGGGAGATCGCCCGGCTCGGGCCCGAGCGCGCCATCGCCCAGGCCCGCGAGCTCGTGCGGGCGCTCGAGGACAGCCCGCGCTACGCCGCGCTCTGCACGGACGGTCGCCGGCGCGCAGGCCGCCGCCCCCTGCGCCCCGAGGTGCTCTTTCCCGACGCCACCCAGCACCGCCCGCGCATCCTGCACCTGCGCCAGGGAGGCCTCGGGCTCGACGTGCCGGTCGCGCAGCGCGACTGGCCGCACGTGGCGGATCTCCTCTCCGGCCTCGCGCGGGGGCTGACGGACGCGGAGCTGCGCGCGCACGCGCAGCACCCCGCGCTGGACGCGCTGCTCGCGGACCTCTCCGAGGCCGGCTGGCTCGAGCGCCACGAGGGCGACGCGCAGCTGCCCACGCCGGGCGCCCTCTTCGTGGGCCACAACACCGTCCTGCTGGGAAGCCCGGGCGCGCGCATCCTCGTGGACCCCTACTTCCGGCCCGCGGACGTGCTCGACCTTCCCGGCTACCAGCCCGCGCAGCCGCGCGACCTGGGCCGCGTGGACGCGGTGCTCATCACCCACTCGCATGGGGACCACTTCCACCTGGGCTCGCTGCTGCAGCTGCCGCGCGACACGCGCATCCTCGTGCCCGCGGTGGAGCGCGAGAGCCTCTTCTCCACCGACTGCGCGCTGCGGCTGCAGCAGCTGGGCTTCACGCGCGTGGAGCCCCTGCGCTGGGGCGAGTCGCGGCAGGTGGGCGACAGCCTGGTGCGCGCCCTGCCCTTCCACGGCGAGCAGCCCACGGACGGCGAGGGGCTCTACCCGGGCCTCTTCAACGAGGGCAACGCCTGGCTCGTGCGCACGCCGGACTTCTCGGCGGCCTTCTACGCGGACGCGGGGCACGACGTGCGCGGAGACATGCGCGAGGTGTCCCGCCGCGTGCGCGAGGAGGCGCCCGTGGACGTGCTCTTCTGCGGCATCCGGGGCTTTCGCCTCAAGCCCCTGTTCTTCGGCTTCACCACGCTCGAGGCCTTCCTCGTCAACGTGCCCGCGGACGCGCTCACGCGGCCCCAGCAGCTCATGGCGGGGCCCGAGGAGGCGCTGCACTTCGGCGAGCTGCTCGGCGCGCGCTACGTGGTGCCCTGCGCGGACGGCGGCGCGCCCTGGTACTGGCGCGAGGGAATGGGCCCGCGCTACCCCGGCTACGCCGGCAGCCCCGTCGAGGGCGCGAGCCACCTCGACGAGAACCCCGACGCCGACCCCTTCCCCGAGCGCCTGCAGGACGTGGCGAAGGCGCGCGGGGCCGGCCCCCGCCCGCTCCTGCTCCGTCCCGGCGAGGCCTTCCGCTGGCGGGGGCGCAGCGCGCCAGAGCTCGTGCGCCAGCCACCGTTCGAGTGGCCGTACGAGTCGACTCCGGCCAGGCAAGCGTAG
- the pgm gene encoding phosphoglucomutase (alpha-D-glucose-1,6-bisphosphate-dependent): MPHPLAGQPAPRSLLIDPEALRAQYYSDAPDVAVAEQRVSFGTSGHRGSAARRSFNEPHILAVTQAVCEYRKQQGIDGPLFLGMDTHALSEPAQRTALEVFAAHGIQVRYAERATPTPVISHAILTYNRGRSAGLADGVVITPSHNPPEDGGIKYNPPNGGPADTRITGWVEKRANELLAGGNAGVQRVPYERALKTAGVQRHDFIGPYVADLASVVDLELIRGAKLSIGADPLGGSNLDYWEPLAQRYGLHLKVVNPRLDPTFGFMPLDHDGKIRMDCSSPYAMANLVKLKDDFDIAFGNDADSDRHGIVTRSQGLMNPNHYLAVAISYLFQNRPGWSREAAVGKTLVSSSLIDRVAASLGRRVVEVPVGFKWFVDGLLDGSLGFGGEESAGASFLRRDGSVWSTDKDGIILDLLAVEILARTGKDPGVHYQELAQRFGAPHYTRIDQPATPAQKAALKKLSPEAVRATTLAGEPITQRLTRAPGNGADIGGLKVVSENGWFAARPSGTEDVYKIYAESFRGEAHLDAVVQEARQIVSEAFARG, encoded by the coding sequence GTGCCCCATCCACTCGCCGGACAGCCCGCCCCCCGCTCCCTCCTCATCGACCCCGAGGCGCTGCGCGCGCAGTACTACTCGGATGCCCCCGACGTCGCGGTCGCCGAGCAGCGCGTCAGCTTCGGCACCTCGGGCCACCGCGGCTCCGCCGCGCGCCGCAGCTTCAACGAGCCGCACATCCTCGCGGTGACGCAAGCGGTGTGCGAGTACCGCAAGCAGCAGGGCATCGACGGGCCGCTCTTCCTGGGCATGGACACGCACGCGCTCTCCGAGCCCGCGCAGCGCACCGCGCTCGAGGTCTTCGCCGCGCACGGCATCCAGGTGCGCTACGCCGAGCGCGCCACGCCCACGCCGGTCATCTCGCACGCCATCCTCACCTACAACCGCGGCCGCAGCGCGGGGCTCGCGGACGGTGTGGTCATCACGCCCTCGCACAACCCGCCGGAGGACGGTGGCATCAAGTACAACCCGCCCAACGGCGGCCCCGCGGACACGCGCATCACCGGATGGGTGGAGAAGCGCGCCAACGAGCTGCTCGCAGGCGGCAACGCCGGGGTGCAGCGCGTGCCCTACGAGCGGGCGCTGAAGACGGCGGGCGTGCAGCGCCACGACTTCATCGGGCCCTACGTCGCGGACCTCGCGAGCGTGGTGGACCTGGAGCTCATCCGCGGCGCGAAGCTCTCCATCGGCGCGGACCCGCTGGGTGGCTCGAACCTCGACTACTGGGAGCCGCTCGCGCAGCGCTACGGGCTGCACCTCAAGGTGGTGAACCCGCGGCTGGATCCCACCTTCGGGTTCATGCCGCTGGACCACGACGGGAAGATCCGCATGGACTGCTCGTCGCCCTACGCAATGGCGAACCTGGTCAAGCTCAAGGACGACTTCGACATCGCCTTCGGCAACGACGCGGACAGCGACCGGCACGGCATCGTCACCCGCTCGCAGGGGCTGATGAACCCGAACCACTACCTCGCGGTGGCCATCAGCTACCTCTTCCAGAACCGCCCCGGCTGGAGCCGCGAGGCCGCGGTGGGCAAGACGCTGGTGAGCAGCAGCCTCATCGACCGCGTGGCCGCGAGCCTCGGCCGGCGCGTGGTGGAGGTACCGGTGGGCTTCAAGTGGTTCGTGGACGGGCTGCTGGACGGCTCGCTCGGCTTCGGCGGCGAGGAGAGCGCAGGCGCGAGCTTCCTGCGCCGCGACGGCAGCGTGTGGAGCACGGACAAGGACGGCATCATCCTGGACCTGCTCGCAGTGGAGATCCTCGCGCGCACGGGCAAGGACCCGGGCGTGCACTACCAGGAGCTCGCGCAGCGCTTCGGCGCGCCGCACTACACGCGCATCGATCAGCCCGCCACGCCTGCGCAGAAGGCCGCGCTCAAGAAGCTCTCGCCCGAGGCCGTGCGCGCCACCACCCTCGCCGGCGAGCCCATCACCCAGCGGCTCACGCGCGCTCCGGGCAACGGCGCGGACATCGGCGGCCTCAAGGTGGTGAGCGAGAACGGCTGGTTCGCCGCGCGCCCCTCGGGCACCGAGGACGTCTACAAGATCTACGCGGAGAGCTTCCGCGGCGAGGCGCACCTCGACGCCGTGGTGCAGGAGGCCCGGCAGATCGTGAGCGAGGCCTTTGCCCGGGGCTGA
- a CDS encoding SgcJ/EcaC family oxidoreductase: MAEANDEAALHALIDERVRAVRKKDLEGVLAQYAADVTTFDLVLPLENSGVDAVRRRLTEWFGSFTTDIGYELRDLRLQCAGDLAFDTHLTHVHGTHRTGQRIDMWFRETVGYRKQGGRWSVVHQHSSVPFDMTNGQARIDLKP, translated from the coding sequence ATGGCCGAGGCAAATGACGAGGCTGCGCTCCACGCGCTCATCGACGAGCGCGTGCGCGCCGTGCGGAAGAAGGACCTCGAGGGCGTCCTCGCCCAGTACGCCGCGGACGTCACCACCTTCGACCTGGTGCTCCCGCTCGAGAACAGCGGCGTGGACGCCGTGCGCCGCCGCCTCACCGAGTGGTTCGGCTCCTTCACCACGGACATCGGCTACGAGTTGAGGGACCTCCGGCTGCAGTGCGCGGGGGACCTCGCCTTCGATACCCACCTCACGCACGTGCACGGCACCCACCGCACGGGCCAGCGCATCGACATGTGGTTTCGCGAGACGGTGGGCTACCGCAAGCAGGGCGGCCGCTGGAGCGTCGTCCACCAGCACAGCTCGGTCCCCTTCGACATGACCAACGGCCAGGCGCGCATCGACCTGAAGCCCTGA
- a CDS encoding class I SAM-dependent methyltransferase, which translates to MTRGPWWIERVHALLAPSELSALELGALWHLAERLQFVRENVEPALLALDVLAHPAAEAVWAAFVRREDDVRDALTQEGGRLAGCVRRGELGPALFRAGWETLGFIPNAEGGGTPADDYLDALFQLARYTLGEERPAFGMPNMSSRASRVSDFLAVTQPTADDVVFDLGSGGGKVALTVAASTVTRVLGVEYGGAYVASARSVAAQLGLGNAHFEHADVREVDLSRGSIFYLYYPFHGEVAQAVAQALGRLACEKDITVYASGPRNGFGEHFLGEVEGGALALSELRGEHSEVMVLRSARA; encoded by the coding sequence ATGACCCGCGGACCTTGGTGGATCGAGCGGGTGCACGCGCTCCTCGCGCCTTCGGAGTTGAGCGCGCTCGAGCTGGGGGCGCTGTGGCACCTCGCCGAGCGCCTGCAGTTCGTTCGCGAGAACGTGGAGCCTGCGCTCCTCGCGCTGGACGTCCTCGCACACCCAGCGGCCGAGGCCGTGTGGGCGGCGTTCGTCCGGCGCGAGGATGACGTGCGCGATGCGCTGACGCAGGAGGGCGGGCGGCTCGCCGGCTGCGTGCGGCGCGGCGAGCTCGGCCCCGCGCTCTTTCGCGCGGGGTGGGAGACACTCGGGTTCATCCCGAATGCGGAGGGCGGCGGGACGCCCGCGGACGACTACCTGGACGCGCTCTTCCAGCTCGCGCGCTACACGCTGGGTGAGGAACGCCCAGCCTTCGGCATGCCGAACATGTCGTCGCGCGCGAGCCGCGTCTCGGACTTCCTCGCGGTGACGCAGCCCACGGCCGACGACGTGGTGTTCGATCTGGGCTCGGGTGGGGGCAAGGTGGCGCTCACCGTGGCTGCGAGCACTGTCACGCGCGTGCTCGGCGTGGAGTACGGCGGCGCGTACGTCGCCTCCGCACGGAGCGTCGCGGCGCAGCTGGGGCTGGGCAACGCACACTTCGAGCACGCGGACGTGCGCGAGGTGGACCTCTCGCGCGGCTCGATCTTCTACCTGTACTACCCGTTCCACGGCGAGGTGGCGCAGGCCGTCGCGCAGGCGCTGGGCAGGCTCGCGTGCGAGAAGGACATCACGGTGTACGCGTCCGGGCCCCGCAACGGCTTCGGCGAGCACTTCCTCGGCGAGGTCGAGGGCGGAGCGCTCGCGCTGTCCGAGCTCCGCGGAGAGCACTCCGAGGTCATGGTGCTGCGCAGCGCGCGCGCCTGA
- a CDS encoding oxidoreductase — protein MTTWSWWLAALMALGAAKAGAEEDTAWSVQPSGVTVRLRGVSAVSDQVAWASGDKGTFLRTVDGGKTWHSGVVPDAEGLDFRDVDAFSASTAYLLSIGPGAASRIYKTTDGGAHWTLQFTNPLPTGFFDAMAFWDERHGAAFSDPVDGRFRVAVTEDGGTTWRLLPPAALPPALPGEGGFAASGTSLAVYGNTHVWFGTGGPQARVFHSADRGRSWGVVTTPLATGDGAGIFSLSFWNERQGIAVGGNYHREADPAGNLALTRDGGRTWTRISGAGPAGYRSAVARLPGGRGPVLLAVGPSGADLSEDGGQRWTPWGHTGFHAVSAAPSGAAWAVGEGGRVARLVRPSR, from the coding sequence ATGACGACGTGGAGCTGGTGGCTCGCCGCGCTGATGGCGCTCGGGGCCGCGAAGGCAGGGGCGGAGGAGGACACGGCGTGGAGCGTTCAGCCCAGCGGCGTCACCGTGCGGCTGCGCGGAGTGAGCGCGGTGAGCGACCAGGTCGCCTGGGCGAGCGGCGACAAGGGCACCTTCCTGCGCACGGTGGACGGCGGAAAGACGTGGCACTCGGGCGTGGTCCCGGACGCCGAGGGGCTCGACTTCCGCGACGTGGACGCCTTCAGCGCGAGCACCGCGTACCTGCTGTCCATCGGGCCAGGCGCGGCGAGCCGCATCTACAAGACCACCGACGGCGGGGCGCACTGGACGCTGCAGTTCACCAACCCCCTGCCCACCGGCTTCTTCGACGCGATGGCCTTCTGGGACGAGCGCCACGGCGCCGCCTTCAGCGACCCGGTGGATGGCCGCTTCCGCGTGGCCGTCACCGAGGACGGTGGCACCACCTGGCGGCTGCTGCCTCCCGCGGCCCTGCCGCCCGCGCTGCCCGGTGAGGGTGGCTTCGCGGCGAGCGGCACCAGCCTCGCCGTCTACGGCAACACGCACGTGTGGTTCGGAACCGGTGGTCCCCAGGCCCGCGTCTTCCACTCCGCGGACCGCGGCCGCAGCTGGGGCGTGGTCACCACGCCGCTCGCCACGGGCGACGGCGCGGGCATCTTCTCGCTGAGCTTCTGGAACGAGCGCCAGGGCATCGCCGTGGGCGGCAACTACCACCGCGAGGCGGACCCTGCCGGCAACCTCGCCCTCACCCGCGACGGCGGCCGCACGTGGACGCGCATCTCGGGTGCAGGGCCCGCGGGCTACCGCTCCGCCGTCGCGCGGCTGCCGGGCGGACGCGGCCCGGTGCTCCTCGCCGTGGGCCCCAGCGGCGCGGACCTCTCCGAGGACGGGGGCCAGCGCTGGACGCCCTGGGGCCACACCGGCTTCCACGCGGTGAGCGCCGCGCCCTCAGGCGCCGCGTGGGCCGTGGGCGAGGGCGGCCGCGTCGCGCGGCTCGTGCGCCCCTCGCGCTAG
- a CDS encoding S1 RNA-binding domain-containing protein, which translates to MSDEKSGSGSGGGAGGFGPKKPKATFGDVMLGIPAGRGGEREERGGRGGKPEGRSARPEGQAGGQGGEPRPPREERKPREGGARQGGSEKRGQGPMVVIKRASGAVETRAPGESVTPAAEGGSEAPVEAQGETPQPAQAEAPAPRRAPAPPPKPSPLFEEVPETESFAEMFESSAKEGGLPARRSVRVGEKVTGTIFQLGADTAFVSLGGGKSEAQIELRELKDDEGILRYGVGDTLEAHVVETGARGIVLTRTLTKGSASMAMLAEARASGMPVEGLVLSVNKGGLEVAIGDVRAFCPVSQIDLRFVEKPDQFVGEKLKFRVTEVREKNVVLSRRALLEEEQKALAAQTRKTLDVGKVVKGKVTGVRDFGAFVDLGGVEGMIPVSEMSHTRIGHPSEVVNVGDEVEVEILRMEAGQPNSPDKSKQKERITLSMRSRQEDPFKAALQEIHEGDRLKGKVVRLQPFGAFVQLRPGVDGLVHISALSERRIAHPRDAVQEGEEIWVSVEKIDPADKRIGLRRITEEEASGPAPERPAPGAAAAPREQAPRPQVGQVVVGKIDRIEPYGVFLSFPGGKGLLPASETGTERGTDMKKHYKMGQELKVAVLDVDPAGKVRLSVTAAERAEERADMEAWKKSQPQGGGAKGFGTMADLFAKFKK; encoded by the coding sequence GTGAGCGACGAGAAGAGCGGTTCCGGTTCCGGCGGCGGTGCAGGTGGGTTTGGTCCCAAGAAGCCGAAGGCCACCTTCGGCGACGTGATGCTGGGCATCCCGGCGGGCCGCGGCGGCGAGCGCGAGGAGCGCGGTGGACGCGGCGGCAAGCCCGAGGGGCGCTCGGCGCGTCCCGAGGGGCAGGCAGGCGGGCAGGGCGGTGAGCCCCGGCCCCCGCGCGAGGAGCGCAAGCCCCGCGAGGGTGGAGCGCGCCAGGGCGGCAGTGAGAAGCGCGGCCAGGGCCCCATGGTGGTGATCAAGCGCGCCTCGGGCGCCGTGGAGACGCGCGCCCCGGGCGAGAGTGTCACCCCGGCTGCCGAGGGCGGCAGCGAGGCCCCGGTGGAGGCGCAGGGCGAGACCCCGCAGCCTGCGCAGGCCGAGGCCCCCGCGCCGCGCCGCGCGCCGGCCCCTCCGCCCAAGCCGAGCCCCCTCTTCGAGGAGGTGCCGGAGACGGAGAGCTTCGCCGAGATGTTCGAGAGCTCCGCGAAGGAGGGCGGCCTCCCGGCGCGTCGCTCCGTGCGCGTGGGTGAGAAGGTCACGGGCACCATCTTCCAGCTCGGCGCGGACACCGCGTTCGTGAGCCTGGGCGGTGGCAAGAGCGAGGCGCAGATCGAGCTGCGCGAGCTCAAGGACGACGAGGGCATCCTGCGCTACGGCGTGGGCGACACGCTCGAGGCCCACGTGGTGGAGACGGGCGCGCGCGGCATCGTGCTCACCCGCACCCTCACCAAGGGCAGCGCGTCCATGGCCATGCTCGCCGAGGCGCGCGCCTCGGGCATGCCCGTGGAGGGCCTGGTGCTCAGCGTGAACAAGGGCGGCCTCGAGGTGGCGATCGGCGACGTGCGCGCCTTCTGCCCCGTGAGCCAGATCGACCTGCGCTTCGTGGAGAAGCCGGACCAGTTCGTGGGCGAGAAGCTCAAGTTCCGCGTGACGGAGGTGCGCGAGAAGAACGTGGTGCTCAGCCGCCGCGCGCTCCTCGAGGAGGAGCAGAAGGCGCTCGCCGCGCAGACGCGCAAGACGCTGGACGTGGGCAAGGTCGTCAAGGGCAAGGTCACCGGCGTGCGCGACTTCGGCGCCTTCGTGGACCTGGGCGGCGTGGAGGGCATGATCCCCGTCTCCGAGATGAGCCACACCCGCATCGGTCACCCCTCCGAGGTGGTCAACGTGGGCGACGAGGTGGAGGTGGAGATCCTCCGCATGGAGGCGGGCCAGCCCAACTCCCCGGACAAGAGCAAGCAGAAGGAGCGCATCACGCTCTCCATGCGCTCGCGCCAGGAGGACCCCTTCAAGGCGGCGCTGCAGGAGATCCACGAAGGCGACCGGCTCAAGGGCAAGGTGGTGCGCCTGCAGCCCTTCGGCGCGTTCGTGCAGCTGCGCCCCGGCGTGGACGGCCTCGTGCACATCTCGGCGCTCTCCGAGCGGCGCATCGCGCACCCGCGCGACGCGGTGCAGGAGGGTGAGGAGATCTGGGTCTCGGTCGAGAAGATCGACCCGGCGGACAAGCGCATCGGCCTGCGCCGCATCACCGAGGAGGAGGCCTCCGGGCCTGCGCCCGAGCGTCCCGCTCCGGGGGCTGCTGCCGCGCCGCGCGAGCAGGCGCCTCGCCCGCAGGTGGGCCAGGTGGTGGTGGGCAAGATCGACCGCATCGAGCCCTACGGCGTCTTCCTCTCGTTCCCGGGCGGCAAGGGCCTGCTCCCCGCGAGCGAGACCGGTACCGAGCGCGGCACCGACATGAAGAAGCACTACAAGATGGGCCAGGAGCTCAAGGTCGCGGTGCTCGACGTGGACCCGGCCGGCAAGGTGCGCCTCAGCGTCACGGCCGCCGAGCGGGCGGAGGAGCGCGCCGACATGGAGGCCTGGAAGAAGAGCCAGCCCCAGGGCGGCGGCGCGAAGGGCTTCGGCACGATGGCCGACCTCTTCGCCAAGTTTAAGAAGTAG
- the murJ gene encoding murein biosynthesis integral membrane protein MurJ: MSTSPSEPQRPSTASSPPSAPARTTPPAGRGALLVAAGIMASRVMGLVRERALAHYLGNGLVAGAFRAAIRIPNFLQNLFGEGVLSASFIPVYAQLLSKEDREEADRVAGAVFGLLALAMGVMVALGVLFTPAFIDVVAPGFEGEVRALTIRLVRILFPMVGMMVLAAWCLGILNSHRRFFLSYASGVLWSLAMIVALLALGGRLEPERLAIAVAWASVVGSLLQFGVQLPRVLSLLGRFRPSLDLARASVRQVLRSFGPVLVGRGVVQLSAFVDTAIATEISARAVSSMGYAQILSLLPVSLFGMAVSAAELPELSRTTGEQGEVAHKFQARINAGMRRIAFLVVPSVAAFVFVGDVVAGALFQTGRFDAHDTRYVWYLLVGSAFGLLASTLGRLQSSAYYALRDTRTPLYTATLRVAITIASAWVFGLYVPAWLGLPRELGGALILATTGLAGWVEFLLLRRGLSRRIGRIGFEAGYSQRLWAAAVGAGLLGLGLKMLLTRWRGLDPAVLREWHGGLLAPPHLHPLITAVLVLGTFGAAYFALTAALGIPESRAMLGRFTRRLRRS, translated from the coding sequence GTGAGCACTTCGCCCTCCGAGCCCCAGCGCCCCTCGACCGCTTCGTCCCCTCCCTCCGCGCCCGCGCGCACCACGCCGCCTGCCGGCCGCGGCGCCCTGCTGGTGGCCGCGGGCATCATGGCCTCGCGCGTGATGGGCCTGGTGCGCGAGCGCGCGCTCGCGCACTACCTGGGCAACGGCCTGGTGGCGGGCGCGTTCCGCGCGGCGATCCGCATCCCCAACTTCCTGCAGAACCTGTTCGGCGAGGGCGTGCTCTCCGCGTCCTTCATCCCGGTCTACGCGCAGCTGCTCTCCAAGGAGGACCGCGAGGAGGCGGACCGGGTGGCGGGCGCGGTGTTCGGCCTGCTCGCGCTCGCCATGGGCGTGATGGTGGCGCTCGGGGTGCTCTTCACGCCCGCCTTCATCGACGTGGTGGCGCCGGGCTTCGAGGGCGAGGTGCGCGCGCTCACCATCCGCCTGGTGCGCATCCTCTTCCCGATGGTGGGGATGATGGTGCTCGCGGCGTGGTGCCTCGGCATCCTCAACAGCCACCGCCGCTTCTTCCTCTCGTACGCGTCCGGGGTGCTGTGGAGCCTCGCGATGATCGTGGCGCTGCTCGCGCTGGGCGGGCGGCTGGAACCGGAGCGGCTCGCCATCGCCGTGGCGTGGGCGAGCGTGGTGGGGAGCCTCTTGCAGTTCGGCGTGCAGCTGCCGCGGGTGCTCAGCCTGCTGGGGCGCTTTCGCCCCTCGCTGGACCTCGCGCGGGCGAGCGTGCGCCAGGTGCTGCGCAGCTTCGGCCCGGTGCTGGTGGGGCGCGGGGTGGTGCAGCTGAGCGCCTTCGTGGACACGGCCATCGCGACCGAGATCTCGGCGCGCGCCGTGTCCAGCATGGGCTACGCGCAGATCCTCTCCCTGCTTCCGGTGAGCCTGTTCGGGATGGCGGTGTCCGCGGCCGAGCTGCCCGAGCTCTCGCGCACCACGGGCGAGCAGGGTGAGGTGGCCCACAAGTTCCAGGCCCGCATCAACGCGGGCATGCGGCGCATCGCCTTCCTGGTGGTGCCCTCGGTGGCGGCCTTCGTCTTCGTGGGAGACGTGGTGGCCGGGGCGCTGTTCCAGACGGGGCGCTTCGACGCGCACGACACGCGCTACGTCTGGTACCTGCTGGTGGGCTCGGCCTTCGGGCTGCTCGCGTCCACTCTGGGGCGGCTGCAGTCCTCGGCGTACTACGCGCTCAGGGACACCCGGACGCCGCTCTACACAGCGACGTTGCGCGTGGCGATCACGATCGCGAGTGCGTGGGTGTTCGGGCTCTACGTGCCGGCGTGGCTGGGGCTGCCACGGGAGCTGGGCGGGGCCCTCATCCTCGCGACCACGGGGCTCGCGGGCTGGGTGGAGTTCCTGCTTCTGCGCCGTGGGCTGTCGCGGCGCATCGGGCGGATCGGCTTCGAGGCGGGCTATTCGCAGCGGCTCTGGGCCGCCGCGGTGGGGGCCGGGCTGCTCGGCCTGGGACTGAAGATGCTGCTCACGCGCTGGCGGGGGCTGGACCCGGCGGTGCTTCGCGAGTGGCACGGCGGCCTGCTCGCTCCCCCCCACCTGCACCCGCTGATCACGGCCGTGCTCGTGCTGGGGACCTTCGGCGCCGCGTACTTCGCGCTCACCGCGGCGCTGGGTATTCCCGAGTCCCGGGCGATGCTCGGCCGCTTCACCCGCCGCCTGCGCCGCTCGTAG
- a CDS encoding ferritin — protein MAASSDMPVLGELLPGELLEDIARVRRVLARELETINEYEAFAARSSSPEVRAFFSHLAQEEKEHVAEATAMLRRLDAGQEAHFARGLAPGHFEGAPSPAAPAPAPDTGLEGSRVALQPQRVVYGLAAPPAARAAPLTVGSLKPPRGGSR, from the coding sequence ATGGCCGCCTCCTCCGACATGCCCGTGCTCGGCGAGCTGCTCCCCGGCGAGCTGCTGGAAGACATCGCGCGGGTGCGCCGGGTGCTGGCGCGGGAGCTGGAGACCATCAACGAGTACGAGGCCTTCGCCGCGCGCTCGAGCAGCCCCGAGGTGCGCGCCTTCTTCAGCCACCTCGCCCAGGAAGAGAAGGAGCACGTGGCCGAGGCCACCGCCATGCTCCGCCGCCTGGACGCCGGCCAGGAAGCGCACTTCGCCCGGGGCCTTGCTCCCGGCCACTTCGAGGGGGCCCCCTCCCCTGCCGCCCCGGCCCCTGCGCCCGACACCGGCCTGGAGGGCTCGCGCGTGGCGCTGCAGCCGCAGCGCGTGGTGTACGGGCTCGCCGCCCCTCCTGCCGCCCGCGCGGCGCCGCTCACCGTGGGCTCGCTCAAGCCGCCGCGCGGCGGCAGCCGCTGA